Within the Salvia hispanica cultivar TCC Black 2014 chromosome 4, UniMelb_Shisp_WGS_1.0, whole genome shotgun sequence genome, the region ctaaaataatcatttatatgattttatctCACTATATCGGTCTTAAAAAACCAACGACAACTAAAATGACTTTTTATGCTACTGGTCTTCAAAAACCAATGACAACTAACATAGAAAACTGCAAGGATATGATTATATCCTCTAGAAGCCATGACAGACTCAGGTGGGATCGAGTGGGGTCGACCGACCCTACCGTCGTCGGCCGAGAGCTGCCGGAAATTCCATTCATGGACCTCCGAGATCTGGCGCAACTCCACCTTCGACCCCACAGAGCTCTGCCTTGACGCCAAGCGACAAATctaataattattcataaaattttatgtacgTTGCATGCTCCGCTAAACACAAACGAACAacctattttactctttttgcCTGATGATATGTTTTAATTTCCTATTAACAATTTAATAGTGCATTGAAAACAAAAGTTTTTTTCAATGATTAATAATATCCTTATAGTTATATGATTTTGCAAAGTGCAAATCATATGCACAGTTTAACACATATTCTCcatgattaattgattataCATCCCACAGAAACCCCTCTTTAACAaaagtgaataatttatttgtccaaaaataataattaaggGAAAAGATGCGAAACAAAATTATTCCTTTTAGATTAGCGTTTGAATTCAAAAGTGTTATTTCCATGATGTGTTCCATGCAtgattatgaaaaaataactcaaaagTAGAACTTTTTAATCGACTTATCTGCATGTTTCTTACATATGGGGTCAGCCAATTctaattttcaatcattaatttaaaatattttaacagAAATTAACCTTGAAGGTAGATTAAAGAAGTCACCCTTTAGTTTCTTTTAAATTACACAAATGGTCTATTTTTTGTCAtagtatttttgttaataCACAAGTTCGATATATTGATGTTACATCTCCGTTCTCACATATTTAGCAACATATCACATATCGAATGATAGtgttcttttaatattttgcaGAATATTTTAAACGAAAATTGTAATGTTGAGTATCTTCTTCCAATATTATGAGGTTAGATATTTACAACACTAAATCAATGTGACAACATcaaacatttataaaaatgaaatgaagcaagacaaagataaataaaagtttCCAAACACGGCCTTGGATTCAAAGCAGGTGCATGAGTGCGTCACCTAACTGCAACACAACCGACGATTAGGTACAACTGCTTCGAAGCTGAACGCTGCATTATGAGCTGTACATTTCGGACAAAACTGCCCTCTGTCATTGCTTCTGATGcaaaatatggagtagtacttgTATTAGACCTCTTTAAAAGAGAATTAACAAATTAGTATgtactattataataattgaattaatcgGTAAAATCTAGGACTATCGATATGTCTAGTCGAAATAATCGTTACAATCTATGATCGATATTTCAGTAATATCACTACtatttttgaattcaaatttgtattGACCAGTATTTACTCCCTGTATCCGCTAATAATCTTTCCATTTCGTAATGTTCGACAGTTTGACCAGtaaatatatcatttattttttactactatccttcgtcccataaaaataggccATGCAGAGTATtgcctttttccttcttttaaTAGAAATAGTCCATATTATGGTAACATTTTTCTCCTTCCTTTTTAGAgtagtttattatttatgattcGCACCATTgacactacacaatttcaactacgttttctgattttctctatattttattatacaaattacacattaaaactcgtgacaACTCTAAATGATCTATTTCAAAGGACCGGAAGGATAACCacttttgttaattttcaactaactttattttattctcatttgactataaaactactactaataataaacagtactactataaaagtAGTAAACCTCCTCCACTAATATTTTCCATCGGTCAAACTTTGATATTGTAATTAATGAATGATgaaagggagtaatatatttgtaAATCAATGTCAATCATCAGccttcaatttattaattggatGAATAGCTTTTAAACTCTTAccatttatcaatttaatcaTGTTTCATTGGCATATGAGAAAAACAATAATCTATTCATATTCGACTTATATGAAATTACCTTCAATAACATAATATTTTCTGAATgtgatgaataattataaaatccgTATGTATATCAACAAGTGAATGCATTCGcaaaacaaacaatatattttaatactaggTTATAAGAGTAGCATAAActaggagtaataatttttttcgtagttattttttttttggttttaaccACAGGTATACCGAACGAATCCGACTAATCCTGCTCGACCGGACTTTCAAATTAAGGCCGAAAATCTCCCAGCGGATGGCGGGGTTTGAACCCTTGACCTCATCAATTATGCTTAGATGGACAATGGTATCCCATGTACACACTTACATTTTAAGCATTTAACAAtatccacttttttattatttctttattagttATACTTCTGATTAAATGCGTGttattatgaaatatattaatagtaatttttattagtaaatttttttaaaaataataaatacataactacaaaaagaaatgacaaCAATGCACACTTCAATTAAAATTCCGATTAAATATGTCATTAAcataacttaaataaaaaaaaattatactacataATTTACactctaaaaaatgaaaattacataatcaaaataaCGTAATTAAACTGAGtggattataaaatttcaattatttatttaaattaaattcacgtgctaacaaaatataaatgcaCCATTAAATTCGAGTTGTACCTTGATTTCATGGTCGGCACCACACTGAATAATCGCCCAGATAGAACCTCAACTTTATAACTTAAAGTCTACTCCATTTCTCTTGTggtaaaaagttaaataaaaaagaacattttatctctctcactctctctctctctctctctcataaaattgaaactcaATATTCCGATCACCTACTTCAGCTCTCCTTCGTGAATGTCATAACTGTTTAcgttttcaatttgatttattgcTGCTGCGGAGCTTCCAATCTGCTCACAAGCATCTCATTTTCGGTAGGTTTGATCCTTTTCTATTTCTGCCTATTTTTCGGCGTGAGCAACTGTTGCCGCAAATGTGAATTCGTTTCGCGATCGAGTTTGTTGTGCttgtgtatttttaatttgtgcaTAGTTCGTATATGTTTTGAATCTGGTGACTTTTGTATGTATGGAACAACCTCTTCTAGTTTCTAGGGCAAGGTAAAACCAAGGGGGAATGGCCGGATGCGCTTTATTTTGATGAGTAGATCGTTTCAACGGCAGATGAAGTCGtgaaatttgtttattactgTATTAAGTGAAAGCAGAATACTGCAATTTTGTTGCATTGCTGCTAGTTTTTACtgtaatttcttaatttcttaaattgcgCGTGTTCTACTTAAATGTGTTTATGAGTTTAGATTATTGAATAGAAGGAtggaaattatatattgttgtAGTTTTGAGTCAAGTCAAAATTACTTAGTTCGTTCACTACCTTAAATATGTATTAAGCTTTGTAAAAATGTATGgcttttctttctctatttgaccatttatttgttaattatacTTCGTTGGGACATAGTTGGGATTTTGAAAGTTGTGTTGATTCTAAATATCAGGTTGGTGAATATGAATACTCAGCTCGTGGAGATTCAGCCTCGTGAACTTAAATTCAAATGTAAGTTTAGTGTAATTTAGAGTGTGATTGAAATATTGGATGCATCCATTGTACTCAAGTTGAGGTGTAGATGACTGTTTTTCTACTGGCAGCGTAGTATGATCATTGATATTTCTTATCAGTATCCTTGTTGTAGGTCAAGTTATAAGTTTGATGGTTGTGTGAGTTGATTGAAGAACTTGCCCCATATATCTATAACTGAGtaaaaattgaagaacttTCCCCATATTTGTACTCAgattaagaataaattaaataagaaatgtTTTGAAACCCTCAAAATCATGCCTTAAAAGTGAAAGCATATTGgattttcatttattcattttgatCCATTGGTTTTATGAAGCTATTGAGAGTTGTCTCCCCTgtccatttccttttttgaagCATATATACTGTGCCACTTCCTAAATGCGCGATTCATACCCTGAAAGATTATAGACAGTGTCATCATATAAATCTGACTTTTAGAATATACACTGCATTTTGCTTTATCTCCGCATCAAGCATCTTGTGTCTGCGAAGCAGATGATTTGATTATTATAACCAACGATTGATTTGAAAAGTTTGTTTCCAACATTTCTTCCATTCTCACTTTTGCCTGTTTGTCATCAGTATAGCTTAGTATAGATTTACCTAAATAAATTCAACTGTTCAAATTATTGGCATGCTTActgttttgcattttattaaaacttaaGAAAGACTGCAGAATAttgaaaaagaattttatttcattattattattatatgagGATATGTTTTGAGTACAGGTAATTGCTTGTTAGAGCagctaattttttaatttgtttcgcAATATCCTAAACACAACTTCGTCATCATTGTGATAACCAGATCATCATGCTGtcttaactaataaaaatctGCTTTTATCTGCTTCATCCTACAAAATTTACAGTCTGACACTCCCATTGGTTTCTCTAGGTGAGGTGAAGAAACAGAGCACATGTTCTGTTCACCTTCTGAATGCCACTGACCAGTATGTAGCTTTCAAGGTCAAGTGGTTTCTACTACTGTACTTGTTTACTTTCTCATgaaatgttgatattttgaaaaagaTGTTATGGTTAGATTGCACAATTAACCTGGTCATTCAAATGCTTCCTATTTCTACAAGTTGACAAATATAGGTGCAAATTTTCCTAGCTGAAAGCTGTACACTAATTATGCAGGTAAAAACTACCTCGCCAAAGAAGTACTGCGTTAGGCCTAATATCGGTATAATCAAGCCAAAGTCGAATTATGATTTCACAGGTATTTTAGTATATTTCGTTGTTTTATGTCCTTATCTCTAGTTTTATTCTGTGTTTTTTCTGGACCATGGCAGATGATGGGTGATGTTGAGATTTTCTTTCATGTCATACCATAATATTTTGCTACAACTATTATACTGGCTTCTACCATATGATTCTAGCAAGGATAGTATCATCTTGTATCTTTATCACACTTATTGCACTATGCATCAATCTTGTACATTTTAAGATATGTGCCTTTCTgtctcttttgttttttgtttctgAAGTAGATCTATATGTGCACTGATTTTTTCTTTCAGCCAACCCCattctagaaaataaaaaattatttgactgaTGTTTTGTATCTTATTGACGAATTACTATAAAAtggatttgattaatttaaaggAGCTTTTGAGTAATGTCTCTTGTACAGTGACCATGCAAGCCCAGAAATCGGTCCCCTCAGACATGCAATGCAAAGATAAATTCCTAATTCAGAGCACTGTGGTACCATATGGCACAAGTGAGGAAGAGATTACCTCTAGCATGGTAGAATCTCTAAagtgaattttattaaatgctATTACATCTTTAGCGGCTCcacataaatagaaaaggctttcacctttttattttgttttaatatctcctccttttcttttttccttctcacAGTTCGCTAAACAAACTCAAAAGTACATCGAAGAGACCAAGCTCAGGGTTATTCTTACTAGTGCGCCGAGTTCTCCTGAAAAGCAACAAGCTACAGTACTTTCACAGCAAGAGCCCtctaatgatttttttatgccGAAAGATCACTATTCACCTGATTTTATGCCTGTTAATGGAGTTGCCAAGCAAGAACCACATTATGAGGCTCCAATTCCAAAAGAACACCATTCACCTGTTTTGCTGCCTGTTAATGGAATTAACAAGCAAGAACCGCATTATGAGGCTCCGATTCTGGAAGATACTTTGCAGAATGTAGTCGCGGATTCCCTTCTTCCTGACCTGGTGAGAACTCTTAAGCCACTTCATTATGTTTGGATGATAGATTGAATGGTTCAGGAAACTGTCATTTTCAACccatgaaatttgataaaaaaaacctGCTACTATGTTGTTTTGGTACAAAGCTTTCATCCTCCTTATATTCCCCATCTGCATCTTTTCTGAAATTGGTTTGCACCACTTATTTTGCCCTCGGGAGTTCTACTTTTGTTGGCcttgtttaatttgataatgaAATCATCTTTTACTGGGTGAAGCCACAAACCAAGCCAGTAAAGGCTGTCGATTTTGCCAAAAACATGGAAGAGTCTAGATCGGTAAAGGTCATGGAGAGTGAGAAGCCAATTCCTGCCAAGGATGATAACTCAAAGCAAGTGGAAGATCTAGAAGCAGTGAAATTGAAGCTTACAAAAGAGATCGAAGAATTGAGATCAACAATCAGTGCCATGGACTCGAAGCTGATTGAGGTCAGTTTTGCATCAATCAATATTGCGATTCAGGAAACGGATGCATTTTGAAAACTGCATATTGTTCACCTGAAGCAGTACATACCTGACaaagtttgtttttgtttcactATAATTCAGATGAAAGTCGGATTATATAGTTCAATCCTTCATATTATTTCTCACTAGGAAGTTTCACTAATCATGTGGGATTATAATGTTCATTATTCCAATGGGTTTCCCTAAATAACCGACTTTCTTTTCAGGCAGAGTACACTATTGAGAAGCTAAAGGTAGAAAAGAGCAACACCATCCGTGAAAAGGAAACTTTGAAGCAAGACCTGGTGAGTCAATTTCGAAGCAACTATAGTAGACAGCATCATTTCGAGTTCTTAGGTCCCTTGATCAGTCTGATTGATGCTCTTTTTTTACTCAGGCAATGTCGAATCCAAAGAGTGCTGTGAGAAAAGTCCAAGTTGGGTTCCCCCCGTTGTTCGTCTGCATGGTCGCTCTCATCAGTTTGATAATCGGGAGTATGTTTCGAGGTTAGTGCAGAGAACGTCGCTGGATTTTGTTTTAACAATAGGACAGATCTAGTGGCTGGTTTTTTAACAAGCCACCACCGTGTACTATGCTTGTCGATAGCTTCACTTGAAACCTCTGATCCATCTACGCGTGTGAAAAGAACTGATTATatcgaataaagaagaaatattCTAGGATTTTTAGTTTTCAGTAATAAACTAAACATGGATTGTTTAAAGAAGTTTGGTTTATTTTCCAGCCTTGCGTTGGTTTATTATTACGAAGAAATGTTACATCAAGTGCCTCATGTGATCACTGTTCTCGTTTAAATCTGTGCTGgcattagtttttttttgttttattcatttcatttagtTTTAATAGAGTgccatttaaattattattgatgtcatgattttataaatatcatgaaaatcaaacttaaatttcaattttgtccttatttttaaaattaaaactagaATGAGCTTTGattcttttgtaatttgtaaaatgaATAACATCAGTTATTTTTACAATTGGTGTTCAACATAATATatgtttttcaattattacGATATAATCGTGTCTTTGATATCGGTGTCATTGACATCGGCATTCGATACATATCGTACACCTGCTGTTCCAACTAGTTAAATCGTACTCCCTTCAtctcataaaagatgtcacgtGTAAGACGAACTGacattttaggaggttttgttttgtatgttaaagTGAGAAGAgaaactaatttttatattaatgtgtgagagaaattttttttttttaaaatgaaaatgtgacaaTTTTGATGGGACttaactaaaatgaaaaatgaaatatagggtaaatttttttaacagTCATAAttcgtttcatttttcaatagtagtataaaacttTGTTCTCTATTGTACTCTGCTCTCATTCTTTCTATAATTTTGTCTCCTATCTAATTAAtctttaaatattcaattacttaAATCTCATGTCCAAAATAAACACATCAACTACTTGAACATAgagtattatattaatgaTTTCATTGGAAACACAGAGCATAATAGACAGTGGTAGGGAAACGGTAGACAGAATACAACCTCAAATGGCAAAAAATCCGAGCACAATTTCAAAGACAAACTGGAGAGGTTGAAATCCACACACAAAAGGAGTGATGACATATTGACATCGGCAACTTACTATACATGTCATAATTATATAACCATATACAGAGAAAGAACTTTTACCCTATAAATATCGATCACCTGCTGCTCtcacaaaaaaacaataaatccaCACCGGCGTGGGGTTTCTTCAGCTCCGCCCAACCGCGCTCTTCCGGTCGACTACCGACCGACAGAACATCACCACCACGAAACGAATCCTGCAGCCTCTACTAATCTTTCGAAACGCCCCCACCGTGACGTGCAAACGGATAAATAGAAACAGCGGCAAACTAATAATCGAGTTTTTACAAAACCGGAGGGCCCAAAATTGAGTCAGTAGACTAGGAAAACTGGTGCAAGAGATTTAGTTTTTGGCTTCTCCGGGCAGATGCACGCTTTGTTCTGTTGGCGAGCCCGGGATGAAAGGGACGAAGCCACGGCCGCCGAAAACCGGGCGCATGAATGCATCGTCGAATTTTCTCCAGTAGTAATGGACTGTGCGAGTAGGCCTTGTCAGCAGCATCCGTAAACTGCTCGGACGACCAATGCCCTGGCCACCTTCGGAAACTTGTCCGTTGCCGCTAAATAGCTCGGCTACGGAGTCCTGGCATTCACCGAGAAGTGGCACTGTGAAGGAATTTGGCGTGAGCGGATCTGCAGAGACCATTCTGCTTAGCCCGTCCGATGAAGGCAGCAAGAACCTCACAAGAGGTTTCGTGATCAGGCCAAAAACCTACAATGACACAGAACATCATCCCACTTAGCATGCCCCTGTTAGATGGAATACGAGGGAATCGAACAAGTGCAAGCTACTCGTAATGAAGCGTTTGATTGGAGAGATGGGTCAGATTTACAACACATACAATGGCACTAAgtattctaaaaaaaacaaGCTCAAAATTGCTATTTATCGGGCTCAATCGCTATGTACGATTAAGAGTGTGATAGATATCTATGGTATCTTGGTTCAAAAATCTAATGCccttgagaattgagatgaaGGACCGGTGtaatatgtgatttttgtgATAGAAGACACAAAAGACGTCCTAACATAATTGATACCTCGTATGACAAAAGACGTCCTAATCAAATGCGAATATACACTATCACATGTTGTCAAGACAACCACCCTTGACGTGTAAATAtctattactaataaaaaaaatgtctattCGTACAGATTTTgatgtttctatttattttatgctgTACTAGCTTTTAAGGAAAATTTGGTAATTTAACACATAGATTTAGGTGTTACTGATTTCGGTTTAATGCTAAGTTCCCTCATGAATCTAAAGTTCTTCAgttttaagataaaaaaattatttaatatatatatcaaacCATTTAGTTAGTCTCTGAACGTAGTAAAAGGCTTACCACAGTGCTGAAGAGGACAACTGTTATTGTACTGGTGATCATAATAGCATTTCCATGTTCCGTGGTATGGCCGGCTCGAGTAAACTGCAGGAGCAAAAGTAACAAGTCAGGATATTCCTTCACGGGCATTGCATAACCACCACCACCCTAAATTATACTTGACAGCCTAAGGTGCCATAGAAAAGCTAATGCAACGTGTTAGTCCTAGAACCTATGAACCACCCGCCCACTCAGCCCCGCGTATTCAGCATGAAGATAGAGATGAAATTTCACCTGGTTGTAAGCAAGAGCCATAGAAACCGCACCTCGCATAAGACCAGACCACCATATTGTGATCTGCAAACAGGAGAAAAGTGTAAGCAAACTCAACGAAGGTTACAGAAATTTTGGTACAGGGATATTAAAGCCATACTTGCTCTTTAAAACTGATCTTCTCATGAGGGATTTTCTTGGTCAGGTTGGACAAAAATGACAAAGGAAATACAAAGGCAGCCCTGCCCACCAAAACCAATCCCAGTAGAGCCGCACTGACAGAGATCGAAGTTTTTGGCCTGAAAATTGAAAGACATgcaatataagaaaattccTAAATAGAGCAGAACTATGAATATAACTACATAGATGAAGAATTGTTGTAATTACTAGTGCGCCTGTGTGTATGCCATTTACGCAGCCACCATACCTGTCACTAACAAATCTCCATTTCTCAATGTCGAGAGCATCCATGCCTACGTAAAGGAATATAAAGATCTCTGCAACAAAAGATAATGTCGCAAAGGTGTGCCTGCATTGTGGATAaatcattacttaaaataaaaatggaagcAGCAATAACACCCGCTACTACTTGTTTCAATGGTGTTAAATGAAAGGCATTTCATACTTGGTGGTGATCCTTGAGTTCTCTGTGACATTATGCCAGGTATAGTGCGACATTACAATCCCACAGAAGAACACAGTGAGGATACCGCTCAGATCTGTTAACTGCATGAAACCACAGGTAAGAAAGAGTTCACTCCGGCTAAAAGGTTCAGTCACAAAAAGTGAATCCAACGTTGAAATAGCATCTGGCAGATTGTTCAGAAACTTACTTCAGCCAACATGTATGAAAGGTAAGCCATGAGCATCATAATAGCAACCTCACGATCAGTGGAATGCCTGCAGTAGGTTGCAAAAAAAGCACCCAGATTAGATAGACAAATTGTAAGGTATAATAAATTTGCTCGtcctaatatttatattcatgcttgaattataaaattaatatagccAAATATTATGGAGAATAGTTTGGTTACTTCATACTGCAATCTATTGTGATATGGCAACATATAGGGAAAGGGGCGAGTATGATAACATCGTAACTCTTCACAAACATTAATTCTTAAGTGGCATTTCACTTTAGATGCGATTTCTTCAAAACTGAGAACATAAAAGCGTCACCAACCTTCCAAAATAGAGCTTTTTTATGATATATGCACTGAGCAATCCAGTCTGAAGCAAAagacaaatatttatcaataaaaaatggagAGTGAAGAATGATCATTCCCCTGGAGAGATAGAGAGACAAGCAGAGAGACTTACCCCGACTCCCAATGCAGTGCTcgaaataaacaaatataagaAGGTTCCAATCAGCTGTAGAACTATACTGGTGTTGATATTAGAAAGGTCAAAGTTCTGGACCGCATTGAAAAGCACTATAGATGTTGCATCATTTACAACACCTTCTCCAAAAACCAGACTGTACAGCAATGGAGTCTCGTCTTGATTTAGCACCTGCATAAGTAGACATATTGTTTCATAccagaaaaaaatattcagcACCTAGCTGAGTCAGTCAATAGTTAAAGGAATTTAAAATGTACCTGCAATGTGCACACTGAATCTGTTGCGGCAAAAATTGCTCCAATTGCTGGATAGAATCAAAAGGAGTTTAAGGAGAGATAATACATGTCATGTTGCAGCtgtgtatgtatgtgtgtgagTATTGTAGTGTGTGTctctgagagagagagagatagagaccTATGTAATCTCCAATTGCAAGACCAATATCCATTTTCCCCAAGATGGCAATAGCACCTGCACATAGTAGAAGATTACATATGATAGCCTGAACAGTTGcaaaaaactatttttctaCTTCCACTCCATTAAATGTTCCCACCAACGGTAG harbors:
- the LOC125221982 gene encoding sodium/hydrogen exchanger 1-like, with translation MMDSMSLDPKTMLGINTLGTSDHASVVSITLFVTLLCACIVIGHLLEENRWMNESITALIIGVATGVVILLISSGTSSHLLVFNEDLFFIYLLPPIIFNAGFQVKKKQFFRNFMTIMLFGVLGTLISFIIISLGAIAILGKMDIGLAIGDYIAIGAIFAATDSVCTLQVLNQDETPLLYSLVFGEGVVNDATSIVLFNAVQNFDLSNINTSIVLQLIGTFLYLFISSTALGVGTGLLSAYIIKKLYFGRHSTDREVAIMMLMAYLSYMLAELTDLSGILTVFFCGIVMSHYTWHNVTENSRITTKHTFATLSFVAEIFIFLYVGMDALDIEKWRFVSDRPKTSISVSAALLGLVLVGRAAFVFPLSFLSNLTKKIPHEKISFKEQITIWWSGLMRGAVSMALAYNQFTRAGHTTEHGNAIMITSTITVVLFSTVVFGLITKPLVRFLLPSSDGLSRMVSADPLTPNSFTVPLLGECQDSVAELFSGNGQVSEGGQGIGRPSSLRMLLTRPTRTVHYYWRKFDDAFMRPVFGGRGFVPFIPGSPTEQSVHLPGEAKN
- the LOC125217897 gene encoding vesicle-associated protein 2-2 codes for the protein MNTQLVEIQPRELKFKCEVKKQSTCSVHLLNATDQYVAFKVKTTSPKKYCVRPNIGIIKPKSNYDFTVTMQAQKSVPSDMQCKDKFLIQSTVVPYGTSEEEITSSMFAKQTQKYIEETKLRVILTSAPSSPEKQQATVLSQQEPSNDFFMPKDHYSPDFMPVNGVAKQEPHYEAPIPKEHHSPVLLPVNGINKQEPHYEAPILEDTLQNVVADSLLPDLPQTKPVKAVDFAKNMEESRSVKVMESEKPIPAKDDNSKQVEDLEAVKLKLTKEIEELRSTISAMDSKLIEAEYTIEKLKVEKSNTIREKETLKQDLAMSNPKSAVRKVQVGFPPLFVCMVALISLIIGSMFRG